One stretch of Halobacillus litoralis DNA includes these proteins:
- a CDS encoding aldehyde dehydrogenase family protein, producing the protein MKMGSIINGEEIRDDDRETMTVKNPYNAEVVANLALAKEEDLNKAIDISYDTFHQTMKKMPAHDRADILLKASQLLEERQEEFAEAITKEAGKPLQFSQGEVQRSIQVLRFAAEEAKHIEGKVIPMDAAIGGENRIGFTKRVPLGVVAAITPFNFPLNLTLHKVAPAIAAGNTIVLKPAEKTPVSAYKLVKLLHEAGLPKGAIHLLLGTGKEIGDPLVKHDKIHKVTFTGSLPVGRTIRENAGFKKVTLELGSNSPNILFEDADLDYAVSSLVKGAFAFSGQVCISAQRIYVHQNIYDRFLKTFIQKTEDLKIGDPMSEDTDFGPMINEDEAKRAKMWIDDAVENGAKIETGGKREGSLLTPTILTDVKSDMKIIAEEVFAPIVSVIPFSSENQVVSQSNDSIYGLQAGIFTRDIDRAFRVADQLEMGGVWINEMSTYRQDNHPYGGVKQSGIGREGVQYAVEDMTELKFYGIRLNG; encoded by the coding sequence ATGAAAATGGGATCGATTATCAACGGTGAAGAAATTCGCGACGATGACCGCGAGACAATGACGGTCAAAAATCCGTACAATGCGGAGGTTGTTGCAAATCTGGCTCTAGCTAAAGAAGAAGACTTGAACAAGGCAATCGACATCAGCTACGATACGTTTCATCAGACGATGAAGAAAATGCCCGCTCATGACCGGGCGGATATTCTTTTGAAAGCATCCCAACTTTTGGAGGAGCGCCAGGAGGAATTTGCTGAAGCAATTACTAAAGAAGCCGGGAAACCTTTACAGTTCAGTCAAGGTGAAGTGCAGCGTTCGATTCAAGTCCTCCGCTTTGCGGCAGAAGAAGCGAAGCATATCGAAGGAAAAGTCATTCCGATGGATGCAGCGATTGGTGGAGAAAACCGGATCGGTTTCACGAAGCGGGTGCCACTCGGAGTCGTCGCGGCAATCACACCCTTTAATTTTCCGTTGAACTTAACATTGCATAAAGTCGCTCCAGCTATAGCAGCCGGTAACACGATCGTATTGAAGCCAGCGGAGAAAACGCCGGTATCCGCCTACAAACTCGTGAAGCTTCTCCATGAGGCGGGACTACCAAAAGGGGCGATTCACTTACTGCTTGGAACAGGAAAAGAAATCGGAGACCCCCTTGTGAAGCATGATAAAATTCACAAGGTCACGTTTACGGGAAGCCTGCCCGTAGGACGCACGATCCGCGAAAATGCAGGGTTTAAGAAAGTGACGCTTGAGCTCGGTTCCAACAGTCCTAATATTCTATTTGAAGATGCAGACCTCGATTATGCCGTTTCAAGTTTAGTTAAAGGCGCATTTGCTTTTTCAGGACAAGTGTGTATCTCCGCCCAACGAATTTATGTGCACCAGAATATTTATGACCGATTCTTAAAGACGTTCATTCAAAAGACTGAAGACCTGAAGATTGGTGATCCGATGAGCGAGGACACGGATTTTGGTCCGATGATCAATGAGGATGAAGCGAAACGCGCCAAGATGTGGATTGATGACGCCGTGGAAAATGGAGCAAAAATTGAAACGGGGGGCAAGCGTGAGGGCTCTTTATTGACCCCCACAATTTTGACTGATGTGAAAAGCGATATGAAAATCATCGCTGAAGAAGTATTCGCTCCGATCGTATCAGTCATTCCATTTTCATCTGAAAACCAAGTAGTTAGTCAATCGAACGACTCAATCTATGGTCTCCAAGCAGGAATTTTCACAAGAGACATTGACAGAGCCTTTCGTGTAGCCGATCAGCTGGAAATGGGCGGTGTCTGGATCAATGAAATGTCCACTTACCGACAGGACAATCACCCTTATGGTGGCGTAAAGCAAAGCGGCATTGGACGAGAAGGTGTCCAATATGCGGTGGAAGACATGACAGAATTGAAGTTTTACGGCATTCGACTCAATGGATAA
- a CDS encoding Glu/Leu/Phe/Val family dehydrogenase, translating to MGKEKYDKVESDIMTHGHNPYEIVKGLLKESVETLGLHENIYHLLKKPMRVFEVSIPVRMDDGRIENYTGYRSQHMDILGPTKGGIRFHPDVNLDEVKALSIWMSLKAAIIDLPFGGGKGGIIVDPEQLSERELEQLSRNYIKKITPIIGPQKDIPAPDVNTSPKVMGWMIDEFDQLRGYNIPGMLTGKPVVLGGSLGRLQATGRGVVFTIREACKVLGIEMGEATAAIQGFGNVGSMTAKFLHELGVKIVAVTDAKGGIYKEGGLDIPDLLAYTNGGDQYASSYEKAEPISNEKMFSLPVDILIPAAVENQVTEETAPTIQAKILAEAANGPTTPAGDQILEEKGIFVIPDILCNAGGVTVSYFEWVQNNMNYYWKVDEVNKQLEEKMLSGFEKVIEMKEEKGCRMRDAAYMVGIKHLVKAMDARGWIGEKENH from the coding sequence ATGGGTAAGGAAAAGTACGATAAAGTGGAATCGGATATTATGACGCATGGACATAATCCTTATGAAATTGTTAAGGGGTTACTGAAGGAATCGGTGGAGACGCTCGGTCTTCATGAGAACATTTACCATTTGTTGAAGAAGCCGATGCGCGTCTTTGAAGTCTCGATTCCTGTAAGAATGGATGATGGACGAATTGAGAATTACACGGGATATCGGTCTCAGCACATGGATATCCTTGGACCTACGAAGGGAGGAATACGCTTTCATCCGGATGTCAACCTGGATGAAGTGAAGGCGCTCTCTATTTGGATGTCCTTGAAGGCCGCTATCATTGATCTACCATTTGGTGGTGGTAAGGGTGGCATCATTGTGGACCCTGAGCAACTGTCCGAACGTGAGTTGGAACAGTTAAGTCGCAATTACATTAAAAAAATCACCCCGATCATTGGTCCTCAGAAGGATATCCCTGCACCTGACGTCAATACAAGTCCAAAAGTCATGGGATGGATGATCGACGAATTCGATCAGCTCCGGGGATATAACATTCCTGGCATGCTGACAGGAAAACCAGTGGTTCTCGGAGGATCTCTCGGTCGTCTTCAAGCCACGGGACGAGGGGTAGTTTTCACCATTCGTGAAGCGTGTAAAGTCCTCGGAATTGAAATGGGAGAAGCGACTGCAGCCATTCAAGGGTTTGGTAATGTAGGAAGTATGACGGCCAAGTTCTTGCATGAATTAGGTGTGAAAATTGTAGCTGTGACGGATGCAAAAGGCGGAATTTACAAAGAAGGTGGGTTGGATATCCCTGATTTGTTAGCATACACGAACGGTGGGGATCAGTATGCTTCTTCTTATGAAAAAGCAGAGCCGATCTCAAACGAGAAAATGTTCAGCCTCCCCGTAGATATTCTCATTCCCGCTGCGGTTGAAAATCAGGTCACGGAAGAGACGGCTCCGACGATTCAAGCAAAAATCCTGGCCGAGGCTGCTAACGGTCCAACAACCCCAGCTGGTGATCAAATTCTTGAAGAAAAAGGGATATTCGTCATCCCTGATATCCTCTGTAATGCCGGTGGAGTAACAGTCTCGTATTTTGAATGGGTGCAGAACAACATGAATTATTATTGGAAAGTGGACGAAGTGAACAAGCAGCTGGAAGAAAAGATGCTCTCAGGGTTTGAAAAAGTGATCGAGATGAAAGAAGAAAAAGGGTGTCGGATGCGGGATGCAGCCTATATGGTAGGCATCAAGCATTTGGTTAAAGCGATGGATGCCCGTGGTTGGATTGGAGAAAAAGAAAACCATTAA
- a CDS encoding cation diffusion facilitator family transporter: MKELFVLLKKGNKPALWASIINATIALIKGIAYFITGNVAMFAEMMHSIGDMSNQIFVFIGSALSKKAPTDKFPNGFARLVNLVLLGAVIIVGILAYETIKEGIHHILHPPEAGSWLWLNLTVLGIAAILESFVLYKAMKEVVKDIGQENVKGMEVVKVSFANIGEAKPATKLVFLEDMVATSGALIAMISILIATYTPFHTAEGYASVIIGLMLFYVVGRIFLDNAAGVLGVADEEMEKKIGEFVFEHPEVQDIQKLMVMKEGEELHVELKLEFDPDMSIEQVDRVLDGIEKKILTQRGVTEVIIESDKDDDQLSWDPDNNQV; this comes from the coding sequence ATGAAAGAGTTATTCGTCTTGTTGAAAAAAGGCAATAAGCCGGCTTTATGGGCGAGCATCATTAACGCCACAATTGCGTTGATCAAAGGCATTGCCTATTTCATTACTGGAAATGTGGCGATGTTTGCGGAGATGATGCACAGCATTGGTGACATGTCCAACCAAATTTTTGTATTTATCGGTTCAGCCCTCAGTAAAAAAGCACCGACTGATAAATTTCCGAATGGGTTTGCCCGGCTTGTAAACCTTGTATTGCTTGGTGCTGTCATTATCGTCGGTATATTGGCATACGAAACGATCAAAGAAGGAATACATCATATCCTCCACCCTCCAGAAGCAGGTTCCTGGCTTTGGCTGAACTTAACTGTACTTGGTATTGCAGCAATTCTTGAGTCTTTTGTGTTGTACAAAGCGATGAAAGAAGTGGTCAAAGATATCGGACAGGAGAATGTCAAAGGCATGGAAGTTGTAAAGGTAAGTTTTGCAAACATCGGAGAAGCAAAACCTGCTACGAAGTTGGTTTTCCTGGAGGATATGGTTGCTACATCAGGTGCTTTGATTGCAATGATCTCGATATTAATCGCAACTTATACCCCTTTTCATACAGCTGAAGGCTATGCTTCTGTCATCATCGGATTGATGCTGTTTTATGTGGTCGGTCGAATCTTCTTAGACAATGCAGCTGGTGTATTAGGGGTAGCGGATGAAGAAATGGAAAAGAAAATCGGTGAATTCGTTTTTGAACATCCTGAAGTACAGGACATACAAAAGCTTATGGTCATGAAAGAGGGAGAAGAGCTGCATGTGGAACTGAAGCTGGAGTTCGATCCGGACATGTCTATAGAACAAGTGGATCGCGTCCTCGATGGCATTGAGAAGAAAATCCTGACTCAGCGTGGGGTAACAGAAGTGATCATTGAATCAGATAAAGATGATGATCAGTTGTCATGGGATCCAGATAATAATCAAGTGTAA
- a CDS encoding FMN-dependent NADH-azoreductase, which yields MTKVLFVKANSRPMEQSVSVKLYHTFLDNYKKVHPDHEIEELDLFEENLDYYDNDKINGMFKLSKGMELTPSEIEATNTVTAYLDQFLAADKVVFAFPLWNFTIPAVLHTYFDYLAQAGQTFRYTEEGPVGLLPDKKVAILNARGGVYSEGPAKSAEMAVNYVENILHFWGIEDITTLVVEGHNQFPDRAAKIIEDGLEEAASTAASF from the coding sequence ATGACAAAAGTACTTTTCGTAAAAGCAAATTCCAGACCGATGGAGCAGTCTGTGAGCGTCAAACTTTACCACACATTTTTGGATAACTATAAAAAGGTTCACCCGGATCACGAAATAGAAGAGCTCGACTTGTTTGAGGAAAACCTGGATTACTATGACAATGACAAAATTAATGGAATGTTCAAACTTTCCAAAGGCATGGAACTTACTCCATCTGAAATCGAAGCGACGAATACGGTAACCGCCTACTTGGATCAGTTCCTCGCAGCAGATAAAGTCGTATTTGCCTTCCCGCTATGGAATTTCACCATTCCAGCTGTTCTTCATACGTATTTCGACTATCTGGCTCAGGCTGGACAGACGTTCCGCTATACAGAGGAAGGGCCTGTAGGATTGCTTCCGGATAAGAAGGTAGCCATCTTGAATGCCCGTGGTGGGGTTTACTCTGAAGGTCCGGCGAAGTCTGCAGAGATGGCAGTGAATTATGTTGAAAACATCCTACACTTCTGGGGAATTGAAGATATCACCACACTCGTGGTCGAGGGTCATAACCAATTCCCTGATCGAGCAGCAAAAATTATTGAAGATGGCTTAGAAGAAGCTGCATCAACCGCTGCTTCATTCTGA
- a CDS encoding YjzC family protein, whose amino-acid sequence MADRYKTGEQAPEAGTYEFDGLVDGRKNNDVTEDEKHIELSNGDTFPPLRSSKEAAYWKKA is encoded by the coding sequence ATGGCTGATCGTTACAAAACAGGTGAACAAGCCCCAGAAGCAGGTACTTACGAATTTGATGGTTTAGTGGATGGTCGTAAAAACAATGATGTAACAGAGGATGAGAAACATATCGAGTTGAGCAATGGTGATACGTTCCCACCTCTTCGCTCCAGTAAAGAAGCAGCTTACTGGAAGAAAGCCTAA
- a CDS encoding phosphotransferase: MKIIDADRESLPFVEEETFEMFHKMTDQLEKEVQQANHFQRPADDVVHNDLSQQNILVNEEKFCMIDWDDLTIGDAAADYAALLWPWFYREEWPIWEGKVRDLAGIEVVDRMKLYFKAKLLDDVIDVLADYIEAEKFPEVKERTQQRAKATHLRALELYMAHYETSLYD, from the coding sequence ATGAAAATTATAGATGCCGATAGAGAGAGTCTTCCTTTTGTAGAAGAGGAGACTTTTGAGATGTTTCACAAAATGACGGATCAGTTGGAAAAAGAAGTACAACAAGCGAATCACTTTCAACGCCCAGCGGATGATGTCGTTCATAATGATCTGAGTCAGCAAAATATTTTAGTGAATGAGGAAAAGTTCTGCATGATTGATTGGGACGATCTAACCATCGGAGATGCAGCGGCGGATTATGCTGCCTTACTCTGGCCTTGGTTCTATAGGGAAGAGTGGCCGATTTGGGAGGGAAAAGTGAGAGACCTTGCAGGAATAGAGGTGGTTGATCGCATGAAACTTTATTTTAAGGCGAAGTTATTAGATGATGTCATCGATGTTCTTGCAGATTATATAGAAGCCGAAAAGTTTCCTGAAGTGAAAGAGCGAACGCAGCAGAGAGCGAAAGCCACTCATCTAAGAGCGCTTGAGTTATATATGGCGCATTATGAAACGTCTCTCTATGATTGA
- a CDS encoding ArsR/SmtB family transcription factor translates to MKNYVDIFKVLANEKRLDMLQWLKEPKAHFDKPTAHLSKNINEKGGVCVGDIQEKADMSQSTVSHYLSMMQNAGLLESERHGKWTYYRRNEAVIQEVAEFLKKEL, encoded by the coding sequence ATGAAAAACTACGTAGACATTTTCAAAGTATTGGCCAACGAAAAAAGATTGGATATGCTTCAGTGGTTAAAAGAACCAAAAGCCCATTTCGACAAGCCGACGGCTCATTTATCCAAAAACATCAATGAAAAAGGAGGCGTGTGTGTCGGAGATATACAGGAAAAAGCCGACATGTCACAATCAACGGTCTCCCACTATCTTTCCATGATGCAAAATGCCGGACTTCTAGAATCCGAGCGCCACGGAAAATGGACGTACTACCGTCGGAATGAAGCTGTCATTCAAGAAGTAGCTGAATTTCTAAAGAAGGAGCTGTAA
- a CDS encoding DMT family transporter gives MKAWIYLIALFAGVSLSIEGAIYGELGETVGKLESSFYNFFVGSIILGIVLLFLGQGSLSHTFKAPKWQLSGGFLGVIYLTILIFAIPLVGVGAAMISVIVGQLAMSMVIEHKGWLGSKANKVKKEKVMAVLLMTISLFLIFS, from the coding sequence ATGAAAGCATGGATTTATCTTATCGCACTATTTGCAGGAGTTTCTTTAAGCATTGAAGGAGCCATTTATGGAGAGCTTGGAGAAACCGTAGGAAAATTAGAGAGCAGTTTTTATAATTTTTTCGTCGGTTCCATTATTTTAGGAATTGTTCTTCTTTTCTTAGGTCAAGGGTCTTTGAGCCACACATTCAAAGCTCCAAAATGGCAGTTAAGCGGCGGTTTTCTGGGCGTGATCTATCTGACGATTCTAATTTTCGCCATTCCATTGGTCGGAGTCGGAGCTGCAATGATTAGCGTGATCGTCGGTCAGTTAGCGATGAGCATGGTAATCGAACATAAAGGATGGTTGGGCAGCAAGGCGAACAAAGTAAAAAAAGAAAAAGTGATGGCCGTCCTGCTTATGACCATTTCTTTGTTTTTAATCTTTTCGTAG
- a CDS encoding DMT family transporter, translating into MAILLLLTAVLGGTMLSAQSSINGSLSTKAGTYETTFLTFITGALILFLLVLFFGDGEIGLILEAPKWQLSAVWFGVGYLFLTVLAVPQIGVIATNISTIIGQLGAGIMIDHYGWFGGNQILFDWKRGLAFLLMLIALRFIYIADKKQAKGG; encoded by the coding sequence ATGGCTATTCTATTGTTATTGACCGCAGTACTTGGAGGCACGATGCTAAGTGCACAATCTTCGATCAATGGTTCCCTTAGTACAAAAGCAGGCACTTATGAAACCACTTTTCTTACATTCATTACCGGAGCCTTGATCTTATTCCTTCTCGTCTTGTTTTTTGGTGATGGTGAGATCGGTTTAATATTAGAAGCTCCAAAATGGCAGCTGAGTGCTGTATGGTTTGGCGTGGGCTATTTATTTCTTACCGTACTTGCTGTGCCCCAAATCGGTGTAATCGCCACAAACATCTCAACGATCATCGGGCAATTAGGGGCTGGCATTATGATCGACCATTACGGATGGTTTGGAGGAAATCAAATCCTCTTTGATTGGAAAAGGGGGCTGGCATTTCTTCTCATGCTCATCGCCCTCCGCTTCATTTATATCGCAGACAAAAAACAAGCAAAGGGTGGCTGA
- a CDS encoding Zn-dependent hydrolase, which yields MKINQKRFQEHIETLAKIGKIGETGVCRLAHSKEDREAVDVVRLWMEEAGLDAHIDGFGNLVGRIEGKEKDKPILMLGSHIDSQPYGGRFDGTLGALGAIEVVHTMKEEGITPNRSIEVICFADEEGSRFNKGVFGVRGIIGQLEEGELERKDKNGVTRLEALREFGVEPDLSQSPVYKPGDIEAFLELHIEQGPVLESQDKPVGIVSAISGPIWLTVTLEGFAGHAGSVPMNLRQDAFLGASIITKEFNELVRNEGTPNTVGTVGSVQTFPNSRNIIPEKVEFTIDLRDIDLDARTKLEKKLYEIIERTSKELNLEYSISEDTRSDPRYCADWIKDIMKTEDEQLGYDSPTLMSGPFHDALFMSYISDYGMIFVRCEKGISHNPLEYAEMEDMQKGVELLYHTALKIAQS from the coding sequence TTGAAGATCAATCAAAAAAGATTTCAGGAACACATCGAAACCCTAGCCAAAATCGGAAAGATTGGAGAAACCGGCGTGTGTCGTCTCGCACACTCAAAAGAAGACCGAGAAGCTGTCGATGTTGTCCGTCTTTGGATGGAAGAAGCCGGACTAGATGCACATATCGATGGATTTGGAAACTTAGTTGGTCGTATCGAAGGAAAAGAAAAAGACAAACCGATCCTCATGTTAGGTTCCCACATTGACTCCCAACCTTATGGCGGGCGCTTTGACGGAACGTTAGGTGCTTTAGGCGCCATTGAAGTTGTACATACGATGAAAGAAGAAGGCATCACCCCCAACCGTTCCATTGAGGTCATCTGTTTTGCTGACGAAGAAGGGTCAAGGTTCAATAAAGGCGTTTTCGGCGTCCGGGGGATTATCGGCCAGCTCGAAGAAGGCGAACTCGAACGAAAAGATAAAAATGGGGTGACCCGCTTAGAGGCTCTCAGAGAATTCGGAGTGGAACCGGATTTGAGTCAAAGTCCTGTTTACAAACCTGGAGATATTGAAGCTTTCCTTGAACTTCATATTGAACAGGGACCTGTCCTCGAATCACAGGACAAACCCGTTGGAATCGTATCGGCCATCTCCGGTCCGATCTGGCTGACGGTGACTCTTGAAGGTTTTGCTGGTCACGCAGGATCCGTGCCAATGAATTTGAGACAGGATGCGTTTCTTGGCGCCTCCATCATTACAAAAGAGTTTAATGAACTTGTCCGAAATGAAGGCACGCCGAATACAGTCGGTACCGTCGGCAGTGTCCAGACTTTCCCGAACTCCCGCAACATCATCCCTGAAAAAGTCGAGTTCACGATTGACCTCCGCGATATTGACTTGGATGCCCGCACAAAACTCGAAAAGAAATTGTATGAAATCATCGAACGTACGAGCAAAGAACTTAACCTCGAGTACTCCATCAGTGAAGACACACGCAGTGATCCACGCTATTGCGCAGACTGGATCAAAGACATCATGAAAACAGAAGACGAACAACTCGGTTACGATTCACCAACCTTGATGAGCGGACCTTTTCACGATGCCTTATTCATGTCCTACATCAGTGATTACGGTATGATTTTTGTCCGTTGTGAAAAAGGAATCAGCCACAATCCGTTGGAGTATGCCGAAATGGAGGACATGCAAAAGGGCGTGGAACTTCTTTATCATACAGCGTTGAAGATCGCTCAGTCCTAA